The following proteins are encoded in a genomic region of Xenopus laevis strain J_2021 chromosome 3L, Xenopus_laevis_v10.1, whole genome shotgun sequence:
- the LOC121401360 gene encoding DC-STAMP domain-containing protein 2-like isoform X2, with translation MKVELKSIDIENQKNVPMRRRKNSMCKEFLRCFGSFVLGMFLAIVFAFFTLFVKSYSLDICIIASAFIGVFLSLGMAFSEQIRVIVFLTLPQIFAAQGKNLIIALAFSLTIQGPAGNILENYKRVSEATSCGLQLAVNQTLEVVEEMKAPVMRALDKIKSIAGNFKNVSKRSQGFFTALQEGVRRIGRDLRAAWSYLYNMGTICNEELGNPSKKCYQQFDTAKQTCTDNAGLFGFVCGIIDTFRPLCALAGVPCMGPDFVQTHVSRLMDKAADSVLNKFKDHFLFNITVIHDFDINASATDVINVAEQIMDEVNASIEPYLEIIGLAQYFVLFFCLYSFIRAALYRRNYLLNDKHDNFYITKNFMKLNELRVKTGAPSLLPLNMKEQSLYVSPVSLKMTSIEKNMLTGFLGIVPYMIGSIFIILIDFGAYFLLGKAHEQLSGNITVTAPLIFNVTVTGSNFFSDFFKQIISSFEDMVRGQVQILTSKCLVTPSKPDFRGYIIIGLLYGFAFLATAIGVYLTRLRRSLCAYYYPYRELERICFLYNTIICERPERTPYHMKYIVTGSQDPQPSSFLYKLAKRNSVFYRLVRLMGKREEFCMECAKVRTDSNSLEFLACITRDCRGLYCGDCCIKLENACKFCLTPLTYSDSTDEEIDSSDEEQVEQWLEERGRSKRFRKVQNTEEDEDSDSSMELR, from the exons ATGAAGGTTGAACTCAAATCCATTGATATAGAGAACCAAAAGAATGTTCcaatgagaagaagaaagaacagTATGTGCAAGGAATTCCTGAGATGCTTCGGCTCATTTGTTCTAGGCATGTTCTTGGCcatagtatttgccttcttcactcTGTTTGTGAAGAGCTACAGCCTGGACATCTGCATCATCGCCAGCGCCTTTATTGGAGTTTTCCTATCTCTCGGCATGGCGTTTTCTGAGCAGATTCGTGTAATTGTATTCCTAACACTGCCGCAGATTTTTGCAG CTCAAGGCAAGAACCTGATTATTGCACTGGCCTTTTCGCTGACCATCCAAGGACCCGCCGGAAATATCCTGGAGAATTACAAGCGGGTGTCGGAAGCAACCTCGTGCGGGTTGCAGTTGGCCGTGAATCAGACCTTAGAAGTTGTTGAGGAGATGAAAGCGCCTGTGATGA GGGCTTTGGACAAGATCAAGTCCATTGCTGGTAACTTTAAAAATGTCTCCAAGCGGTCGCAAGGCTTCTTTACTGCCCTACAGGAGGGCGTGAGACGTATAG GCCGAGACTTGAGAGCGGCGTggtcatacctgtacaacatgggAACTATCTGCAATGAGGAGTTAGGGAACCCGAGCAAGAAATGTTACCAGCAATTCGATACGGCCAAGCAGACTTGTACCGATAATGCCGGCTTGTTTGGCTTCGTCTGCGGCATTATAGACACATTTCGGCCCCTGTGTGCACTGGCTGGAG TTCCGTGCATGGGCCCCGACTTTGTTCAGACTCACGTCAGTCGACTGATGGACAAAG CTGCCGATTCCGTCCTTAACAAGTTCAAGGATCACTTTCTGTTTAATATCACTGTCATCCACGACTTTGATATCAACGCCAGCGCCACCGACGTGATCAACGTGGCAGAGCAGATTATGGACGAGGTGAACGCCAGTATAGAGCCTTACCTGGAGATTATTGGACTGGCCCAGTATTTTGTGCTCTTCTTCTGCCTTTACTCCTTCATTCG GGCGGCGCTATATCGCAGGAATTACCTGCTCAATGACAAGCACGACAATTTCTACATCACTAAGAACTTTATGAAGCTGAATGAGCTGAGAGTGAAGACTGGTGCTCCCTCTCTGTTACCCCTGAACATGAAGGAGCAATCTCTCTACGTCTCACCTG TTTCCCTGAAGATGACGTCAATTGAGAAGAATATGTTGACCGGTTTCTTGGGGATTGTGCCGTACATGATAGGCTCCATCTTCATCATCTTGATAGATTTCGGAGCCTACTTTTTGCTAGGGAAGGCACATGAACAGCTCAGTGGCAATATAACGGTGACAG CTCCTCTAATCTTCAACGTCACCGTAACAGGCTCAAATTTCTTCAGCGActtctttaaacaaataatatccTCATTTGAGGATATGGTAAGGGGACAAGTGCAGATTCTCACATCCAAGTGTTTGGTTACCCCATCAAAGCCAGACTTCCGGGGCTACATAATTATCG GACTTTTATATGGATTTGCCTTTTTGGCCACCGCGATTGGGGTGTATCTTACGAGATTGAGACGCTCCCTCTGTGCCTATTATTATCCATATCGTGAACTG GAAAGGATCTGCTTCCTGTACAACACGATTATCTGCGAGCGCCCAGAGAGGACCCCTTATCATATGAAGTACATTGTTACTGGTTCCCAGGATCCACAACCCAGCAGCTTCCTCTACAAGCTGGCCAAACG aaactcTGTGTTTTACCGTCTGGTCAGACTGATGGGCAAAAGGGAAGAGTTCTGCATGGAATGTGCCAAAGTCAGAACCGACAGTAACAGCCTGGAATTTCTAGCCTGTATTACCAGGGACTGCAGAG GGCTGTACTGCGGAGACTGCTGCATCAAACTAGAGAACGCCTGCAAGTTCTGCCTCACTCCCCTCACCTACTCGGATTCAACAGATGAGGAGAT AGACTCCAGTGATGAGGAGCAGGTCGAGCAGTGGCTGGAGGAAAGAGGCAGGAGTAAGAGGTTCAGGAAAGTGCAAAACACTGAGGAAGATGAGGACTCGGACTCCTCCATGGAATTAAGGTAA
- the LOC121401360 gene encoding DC-STAMP domain-containing protein 2-like isoform X1, whose amino-acid sequence MKVELKSIDIENQKNVPMRRRKNSMCKEFLRCFGSFVLGMFLAIVFAFFTLFVKSYSLDICIIASAFIGVFLSLGMAFSEQIRVIVFLTLPQIFAAQGKNLIIALAFSLTIQGPAGNILENYKRVSEATSCGLQLAVNQTLEVVEEMKAPVMRALDKIKSIAGNFKNVSKRSQGFFTALQEGVRRIGRDLRAAWSYLYNMGTICNEELGNPSKKCYQQFDTAKQTCTDNAGLFGFVCGIIDTFRPLCALAGVPCMGPDFVQTHVSRLMDKAADSVLNKFKDHFLFNITVIHDFDINASATDVINVAEQIMDEVNASIEPYLEIIGLAQYFVLFFCLYSFIRAALYRRNYLLNDKHDNFYITKNFMKLNELRVKTGAPSLLPLNMKEQSLYVSPVSLKMTSIEKNMLTGFLGIVPYMIGSIFIILIDFGAYFLLGKAHEQLSGNITVTAPLIFNVTVTGSNFFSDFFKQIISSFEDMVRGQVQILTSKCLVTPSKPDFRGYIIIGLLYGFAFLATAIGVYLTRLRRSLCAYYYPYRELERICFLYNTIICERPERTPYHMKYIVTGSQDPQPSSFLYKLAKRNSVFYRLVRLMGKREEFCMECAKVRTDSNSLEFLACITRDCRGLYCGDCCIKLENACKFCLTPLTYSDSTDEEIDSSDEEQVEQWLEERGRSKRFRKVQNTEEDEDSDSSMELSDADYEYQEQSPSSDSSDEETLDEAFSKLTKMKKKGIPRKLYQRR is encoded by the exons ATGAAGGTTGAACTCAAATCCATTGATATAGAGAACCAAAAGAATGTTCcaatgagaagaagaaagaacagTATGTGCAAGGAATTCCTGAGATGCTTCGGCTCATTTGTTCTAGGCATGTTCTTGGCcatagtatttgccttcttcactcTGTTTGTGAAGAGCTACAGCCTGGACATCTGCATCATCGCCAGCGCCTTTATTGGAGTTTTCCTATCTCTCGGCATGGCGTTTTCTGAGCAGATTCGTGTAATTGTATTCCTAACACTGCCGCAGATTTTTGCAG CTCAAGGCAAGAACCTGATTATTGCACTGGCCTTTTCGCTGACCATCCAAGGACCCGCCGGAAATATCCTGGAGAATTACAAGCGGGTGTCGGAAGCAACCTCGTGCGGGTTGCAGTTGGCCGTGAATCAGACCTTAGAAGTTGTTGAGGAGATGAAAGCGCCTGTGATGA GGGCTTTGGACAAGATCAAGTCCATTGCTGGTAACTTTAAAAATGTCTCCAAGCGGTCGCAAGGCTTCTTTACTGCCCTACAGGAGGGCGTGAGACGTATAG GCCGAGACTTGAGAGCGGCGTggtcatacctgtacaacatgggAACTATCTGCAATGAGGAGTTAGGGAACCCGAGCAAGAAATGTTACCAGCAATTCGATACGGCCAAGCAGACTTGTACCGATAATGCCGGCTTGTTTGGCTTCGTCTGCGGCATTATAGACACATTTCGGCCCCTGTGTGCACTGGCTGGAG TTCCGTGCATGGGCCCCGACTTTGTTCAGACTCACGTCAGTCGACTGATGGACAAAG CTGCCGATTCCGTCCTTAACAAGTTCAAGGATCACTTTCTGTTTAATATCACTGTCATCCACGACTTTGATATCAACGCCAGCGCCACCGACGTGATCAACGTGGCAGAGCAGATTATGGACGAGGTGAACGCCAGTATAGAGCCTTACCTGGAGATTATTGGACTGGCCCAGTATTTTGTGCTCTTCTTCTGCCTTTACTCCTTCATTCG GGCGGCGCTATATCGCAGGAATTACCTGCTCAATGACAAGCACGACAATTTCTACATCACTAAGAACTTTATGAAGCTGAATGAGCTGAGAGTGAAGACTGGTGCTCCCTCTCTGTTACCCCTGAACATGAAGGAGCAATCTCTCTACGTCTCACCTG TTTCCCTGAAGATGACGTCAATTGAGAAGAATATGTTGACCGGTTTCTTGGGGATTGTGCCGTACATGATAGGCTCCATCTTCATCATCTTGATAGATTTCGGAGCCTACTTTTTGCTAGGGAAGGCACATGAACAGCTCAGTGGCAATATAACGGTGACAG CTCCTCTAATCTTCAACGTCACCGTAACAGGCTCAAATTTCTTCAGCGActtctttaaacaaataatatccTCATTTGAGGATATGGTAAGGGGACAAGTGCAGATTCTCACATCCAAGTGTTTGGTTACCCCATCAAAGCCAGACTTCCGGGGCTACATAATTATCG GACTTTTATATGGATTTGCCTTTTTGGCCACCGCGATTGGGGTGTATCTTACGAGATTGAGACGCTCCCTCTGTGCCTATTATTATCCATATCGTGAACTG GAAAGGATCTGCTTCCTGTACAACACGATTATCTGCGAGCGCCCAGAGAGGACCCCTTATCATATGAAGTACATTGTTACTGGTTCCCAGGATCCACAACCCAGCAGCTTCCTCTACAAGCTGGCCAAACG aaactcTGTGTTTTACCGTCTGGTCAGACTGATGGGCAAAAGGGAAGAGTTCTGCATGGAATGTGCCAAAGTCAGAACCGACAGTAACAGCCTGGAATTTCTAGCCTGTATTACCAGGGACTGCAGAG GGCTGTACTGCGGAGACTGCTGCATCAAACTAGAGAACGCCTGCAAGTTCTGCCTCACTCCCCTCACCTACTCGGATTCAACAGATGAGGAGAT AGACTCCAGTGATGAGGAGCAGGTCGAGCAGTGGCTGGAGGAAAGAGGCAGGAGTAAGAGGTTCAGGAAAGTGCAAAACACTGAGGAAGATGAGGACTCGGACTCCTCCATGGAATTAAG TGATGCCGACTATGAGTACCAGGAGCAATCCCCATCAAGTGACAGCTCAGACGAGGAGACTCTAGATGAGGCATTTTCCAAGTTGACGAAGATGAAGAAAAAAGGCATCCCAAGGAAACTGTATCAGAGGCGCTGA